A part of Astyanax mexicanus isolate ESR-SI-001 chromosome 2, AstMex3_surface, whole genome shotgun sequence genomic DNA contains:
- the LOC111192985 gene encoding uncharacterized protein LOC111192985, producing the protein MFTAVQEAAIVNLVRANNEIRLREIQSHIIQENTIFSNIQQISLSTLARILKRNQIRMKQLYKVPFERNSQRNKELRRAYVDTVLEMDAHATPHEFIFIDEAGFNLAKTRRRGRNVIGHRAIINVPGQRGGNITMCAAISNTHGVLHRLANLGPYNTAHILTFLGRLHNILIPERMNDADRHRNRYVVVWDNVSFHRAVTVQNWFADHPPFLVQYLPPYSPFLNPIEEFFSAWRWKVYDRQPFVRMPLLQAMEEACEEIDVGAIQGWIRHSRRFFPQCLAKDNIACDVDVALWPDPAVRQEAV; encoded by the exons ATGTTCACCGCTGTACAAGAAGCTGCCATAGTAAACTTGGTTAGGGCAAATAATGAAATCAGATTACGAGAAATTCAAAGCCACATCATCCAAGAAAACACAATATTCAGCAACATTCAACAAATCAGTCTTTCTACATTGGCTCGCATTCTCAAGCGAAACCAAATCAGAATGAAACAACTTTATAAAGTGCCTTTTGAGAGAAACTCTCAAAGAAACAAAGAGCTCAGACGAGCATATGTGGAT aCAGTACTGGAAATGGATGCTCATGCAACTCCACATGAGTTCATCTTTATAGATGAGGCTGGGTTCAACCTAGCAAAGACCAGAAGAAGGGGAAGAAATGTCATTGGCCACAGAGCAATTATAAATGTTCCTGGCCAACGTGGTGGGAACATCACAATGTGCGCTGCCATCTCCAATACGCATGGTGTCCTCCACCGCCTTGCCAACCTTGGACCATACAACACAGCCCATATTCTCACATTTCTGGGTAGACTCCACAACATTCTCATACCAGAGCGAATGAATGACGCAGACCGTCACAGAAACAGGTACGTTGTAGTATGGGACAACGTGAGCTTTCATCGTGCAGTCACAGTCCAAAACTGGTTTGCTGACCACCCACCATTTCTCGTGCAATACCTCCCACCATACTCACCATTTCTGAACCCCATAGAAGAGTTCTTTTCAGCATGGCGGTGGAAGGTATATGACCGGCAGCCCTTTGTGCGCATGCCTCTTCTGCAGGCTATGGAAGAGGCATGTGAGGAAATTGATGTGGGTGCAATTCAGGGATGGATAAGGCACTCAAGACGCTTCTTCCCTCAATGTCTGGCAAAGGACAATATTGCCTGTGATGTGGACGTGGCATTGTGGCCAGACCCAGCTGTACGGCAAGAAGCTGTCTAA